GCCGCCGGCACGCTCCGCTCGTACACGTCGGTCCAGCGGGTGCCCCGCAGGCCCACGGAGCGGTAGAGGGTGACCGGGGCGGTCGGGTTGGCCAGGTCGACGCCGAGCCCGGCATGAGCCCGGCCCTTGCTTGCGTAGACCGCGAACGCCCGCCGCAGCAGCGCCGCCCCCACCCCGCGCCGCCGGTGGGCGGGCAGCACCGACAGGGTGCGTACCCAGCCCATGTCCTGTTCCACCGCCTGGTCGGAGGAGTTCAGCGCGCCGGCCGGCTCGCCGTCGACGTCGGCGACGAACCACTCGTCCCAGACCCGGCCGGCGTCGGTGAGCCGGTCCCGCCAGCCGGCGAAGCCGACCGGCTCGTAGTCCGGGGTGTCCCGGAAGGCGGTGTCGTGGATCCGGTGGAACAGCCGTAGGTCGGCCTCGTCACCGGCCCGCAGCGGGCGGACCGTCACCCCGGGCGGGGGTGGCGGCTCGGCGGGCAGGTCGGCCAGCGACCGGCTCATCCGCAGGTACCGCTTGACCCGGGTGAATCCGGCGGCGGTCAGCTCATCGGCCCAGCGGGTCTCCGGGGCGCAGACGGTCGCGCGGACGGTCAGCGCGGGTAGGCTCCGCTCGGCGGCCCGGGCGGCGATCCGGTGCAGCATCCGGTCGAGCAGCGTGGCGCGCAGCGCCGCCGCCCGGTGCGGGTCGACGAAGACGTCCAGGGCCTCGCGGCCCACCCCGGTCGGGTTGTCCACCAGCGCCCAGCCGACGACCCGCTGATCGGGATCGGTCAGCAGCCAGGAGTCGCGCCGCGGGTCGAAGAACGGCGCGGTCAACGCGGCCCGGACGTCGTCGGCGTCGAAGTCGGGATGACCGATGGCGAACGTGTCGGCGGCGTGCACCACGGCGAGCAACGCGGGCACGTCGTCCAGGGTGGGGCGGCGGGCGGTCCAGCCGGCGGGGAGCGTCACGCCGCAGATCCTGGCAGCCCACCGCGCCGTCCGCCGCCGGTTTTCCGGCCGCCCCCGGCGGGCCGGGCTACCCGGCCGGGTCGGGCCGCAGTCCCGACCGGAGGTCGCTGAGCAGCTCGATCAGCTCCCGCCCCTCGGCCGGTCGGAGCGCCCGGAAGCCGGTCGACGCCAACCGGTCGGTCACCGCCTCGGCCCACAGCCGACGCCGCACCAACGGCCCGACCGCCGGGTAGGGCGGGGACCACCCGCACGCCGCCGCCCCGTCCTCCCCCGCCGGACCGGCCAGCACCGCCTCCAGCGGTGTCATCCCGGCGGCCCGCACCGCGAGCAGGTACGCCCCGGCGAAGTACTCCCGCAGCAGCAGGAGCGCGGCGGCCGCGCGGGCGCCGTCGGTGTGTTCCGGCAGCGGCATGGCCCGCCAGGCGGCGAAGAGCGGCATACCTGTCGCGTCGGCGGCGGCCACCACCCGTTCCAGCAGGGCGGTCAGCCGGGGCGTGCCGGGCAGCCCGTCGAGGTGTGCGGTGCCCCACCGGCAGCACTCGGTCAGGTTGGCGGTGGCCACCGTCAGCGGCCGGACCACCCGGACAGCGGTGTCCCACCCGTCGGCGACGGCTTCCGGGGCGAGGAAGCCCAGCGCCGCCACCACCGTGTCGGCGTGGATGTCGCCCAGCGCGCCGGCCCGCCCGGTGACGTAGAACGCCCACCCGGAGAGGCCCAGTTCCCTGGCCCGTTGCAGGGTCTCCGGGCTCCTGCTGAACAGTTCCCCCAGCTCCAGCACGGCGGGCTTGCTGCCGGCGGCGACCTGTTCGGGCGTCATCCCGACCACCCGTTGCACGTATCCATCGCGCTCAGTCTGCCTGGCCGCCGCCAGCCGTGGTGTCCTCCCCTTCGGCGTCCAGTGCCTCGATGGCCGCCTCGACCTCTCCGGTGCGGCGGCGGGCCGCGACGTGGGTCCGTTCGGCCGCCCGGCGGGCCAGCCGGGCCCGGCTCAGCTCCTGCTCGGCGGCGGCCCGACGACGCTCCAGGTCGGCCAGCTCGCGCTCGATCCGGTCGAGCGCGTCGGCACCCGTCCGCTCGGCGGTCGCCGTGCCGTCGCGCTCCCGTTCCGCCTGCCGCTGGGCGGCCCGGGCCGCCGCCAGCTCCCGCACCAGGGCGCGACGGCGTCGATCCCGTTCGGCCCGGACGGCCCGCGCCGCCGCCCGCTCGTCGCGAACCCGCCGGGCACCACCCCGGTCGACCTCCCGCCCGGGTACGCCGACAGCCTCCGCCCCGCCACCGGCCCCCCTCCCGCCACCGCCGGTGGTCTGCGCGCCACCGGTGACCAGGCGTAGTTGCGGGCGGGGGACCTCACCGAAACCGGAGTGGTGCACCGCCTTGAGCAGCCGCCCGGCGCGCACCTGCCCGGCGACCCCGGGGTCGGCGAGCGCCGCGTGCAGGGTCGCCTCCACCTCGGCCAGGGGCAGCCGGGCGGCCGGCGGCGCGTCGGGACGGTCGGCGGCGAGCCGGCGTACCTCGGTGACCAGGGCGGCGACCAGCGCCCGCCGCTGCCCGGACAGCTCCCGCAACCGGGCCCCCTCCAGGTCGCGCTGGGCGCCGCGCAGCGCTTCGGCGAGCGGCCCCAGCTCGGCCACCAGCTCGGGACGGTCCAGGGCGAGCAGGTTCACCAGCCAGGCCGCCACGGTGGGCCGCCTCGACCCGGCCAGTCGGCGGGCGGCGGCGGTGTCCCCGGCCCGGCGGGCCTCGGCGGCGGCGGCCTCCCGGGCGGCGACGAACCGGGCGGGCGGGGTGCGGTAGAGCTGCCGGGTCAGCTCGGACTCGTCGGCGGCCACGGTTCACACGTCGATCCGGGTACCCGGCTCCAGCCGCTGGTAGTCGGTACGGGACAGCGCGGCGTACTGCCGGTCGAGCACGCCGTACCCGTTGTCGTTGAGCATCGCGTCGTGCAGGGCGTACGCCCGGCGGGGGGCGACCGCCCGGATGAAGTCGACCACCTCGGAGAACTTCGACCAGGGGGCGTGGATCGGGGCGAAGAGCGTGTCCACCTCGACGTCCTCGGGGACGTGCAGCGCGTCGCCGGGGTGGTAGACGGTCGCGTCGAACAGGTAGCCGATGTTCTCCACCACCGGGATGTCCGGGTGGATGACGGCGTGCCGGCCGCCGACGGCGCGTACCGGGACACCGGCGGCGGTGAAGGTGTCACCCGGGGTGACCGGGACCAGTGCCGTCGCCGCGTCGCCGAGCACGCCGCCGAGCGCGGCGGGTCCGTACACCGGGATGGGGTTCCGGTCCAGCCGCCGGGTCAGCGTGGCCACGTCCAGGTGGTCGGGGTGCTCGTGGGTGACCAGCACCGCGTCCGCCCCGTCCAGCGCCGCCGGGTCGCTGAACCCGCCCGGGTCGACGACCAGCACCGCCCCGTCGTGTTCGAGCCGGAGGCAGGAGTGCGCGTACTTGGTGAGCCGCATCGTGATTCCTCGCTTATCGAATCGTGATGTCCTCAGCGCAGTCTGCCGGAACCGGAGCGGCCCCGTGCCGCGTCCGAACTATCGCCCGAGTGACCGGGGCGACGACGACGGGAGCGGGGATGACACTGAGGACAGCGACCGGCGGGGCACGCGCGCTCGCCGCGATCGGGTTGGCGGCGCTGCTGCTGGCCGGCTGCGGGGCAGCCGACCGGAGCAGGGACTCGGCCGACTCCGGCGGGGCCGCGCCGGCCGAGAAGGCGCCGGCGCGGGCGGCACCGGACGGCGCGGCGGCGTCGGGGCAGGCCGGTGCGGGCGCCCCGGACCTGCGGGTCGACCAGCGGGCGATCATCTACACCGGAACGATGCGGGTGCAGGTGGACGACGTGGAGGGCGCGGCCCGGCGGGCGGTGGAGGCGGTCACCGCCGCGGGCGGGTTCGTCGGCGGGGACCAGCGCCGCAGTGCCGCCGCCTCCGCCCAGGCGGAACTGGAGCTGCGGGTGCCGGCGGCGAAGTTCGCCACGCTCGTCGACGAGCTGGCCGGGTTCGGTCGGCAGCAGCGCCGCGAGATCCGTACCCAGGACGTCACCGAGGAGACCGTCGACCTGGACGCCCGGATCACCACCCAGCGTGCCCGGGTGGACAGCGCCCGCCGGCTGCTGGCCCGCGCCGACACGGTGGCCGAGCTGGTCACCCTGGAGAACGAGGTGACCCGCCGGGAGGCGGACCTGGCCTCGCTGGAGGCGAAGAAGCGTCGGCTGGCCGACCTGACCGCGCTCTCCACGATCACGGTGACCTTCGTGGGCCGGGACGCCTCGACGGCCGACGAGGAGGAGGCGGACCGGACCGGCTTCATGGTGGGCCTGCGTGGCGGTTGGACGGTCTTCCTCGCCTCGATGGGCGTGCTGCTGACCGTGCTCGGCGCGCTGCTGCCCTGGCTGCTGCTCATCGGGGTGCCGGTGACCGCGCTGGTGGTGGTGCTGCGGCGGCGACGCCGTCGGCGGCAGCCTCCGCCGCCGGTGGGACCGGTCGGCGGAGGCCGCCCGCCGGCTCCTACCGGACCGCCGCCAGTGCCCGCAACGCGGTCTGCACCATGAGCCGTACCCCGACCGGGACGGCGCGCTCGTCGACGTCGAAGGACGCCCGGTGCAGGTCGACGCTGGGGCCGTCGGCCCGGCCGACGCCGAGCCGGGCGAGCGCGCCGGGGACGTGTTCCAGGTACCAGGAGAAGTCCTCGCCGCCCATGCTCTGCGGCGTCTCCGCGATCCCCTCCGGCCCGAGGGCGGCGGCGGTGGCGGCGGTGAGGACGTCGATGGCGCGGGCGTCGTTGCTGACCGGCGGACGACCGCGCAGGTACTCCAGGTCGACGGTGGCGCCGGTGGGCGCGATGACGTCCCTGACGACCTGAGCGACGATCTTGGGAGCCCGCTCCCAGGTGTCGCGGTCCATCACCCGCAGGGTGCCGGCCGCGCTCGCCTCGGACGGGATGACGTTGTACCGGGTGCCGGCCGAGGCGTGGCCGAACACCAGCAGCAGGCCGCTGTTGGCCGGCACCCGGCGGACGACCAGGGCCGGAACCTCGGTGACCAGCCTGCCGAGCGCGTCGACCAGGTCGACGGTCAGGTGCGGACGGGCGGTGTGCCCACCCGGCCCGGTGAGCCGCACGGTGACGTTGTCGGCCGCCGCGGTGATCGGGCCGACCCGCAGCCCCACCTTGCCCACCGGCTGGTTGGGGTCGCAGTGCAGGGCGAAGATCTGCACCACGTCCGCCAGGCCGCCGGCCTCGATG
Above is a window of Micromonospora rifamycinica DNA encoding:
- a CDS encoding GNAT family N-acetyltransferase, with the protein product MTLPAGWTARRPTLDDVPALLAVVHAADTFAIGHPDFDADDVRAALTAPFFDPRRDSWLLTDPDQRVVGWALVDNPTGVGREALDVFVDPHRAAALRATLLDRMLHRIAARAAERSLPALTVRATVCAPETRWADELTAAGFTRVKRYLRMSRSLADLPAEPPPPPGVTVRPLRAGDEADLRLFHRIHDTAFRDTPDYEPVGFAGWRDRLTDAGRVWDEWFVADVDGEPAGALNSSDQAVEQDMGWVRTLSVLPAHRRRGVGAALLRRAFAVYASKGRAHAGLGVDLANPTAPVTLYRSVGLRGTRWTDVYERSVPAAPA
- a CDS encoding SCO6745 family protein; the encoded protein is MTPEQVAAGSKPAVLELGELFSRSPETLQRARELGLSGWAFYVTGRAGALGDIHADTVVAALGFLAPEAVADGWDTAVRVVRPLTVATANLTECCRWGTAHLDGLPGTPRLTALLERVVAAADATGMPLFAAWRAMPLPEHTDGARAAAALLLLREYFAGAYLLAVRAAGMTPLEAVLAGPAGEDGAAACGWSPPYPAVGPLVRRRLWAEAVTDRLASTGFRALRPAEGRELIELLSDLRSGLRPDPAG
- a CDS encoding MBL fold metallo-hydrolase — protein: MRLTKYAHSCLRLEHDGAVLVVDPGGFSDPAALDGADAVLVTHEHPDHLDVATLTRRLDRNPIPVYGPAALGGVLGDAATALVPVTPGDTFTAAGVPVRAVGGRHAVIHPDIPVVENIGYLFDATVYHPGDALHVPEDVEVDTLFAPIHAPWSKFSEVVDFIRAVAPRRAYALHDAMLNDNGYGVLDRQYAALSRTDYQRLEPGTRIDV
- a CDS encoding DUF4349 domain-containing protein, with translation MARVTGATTTGAGMTLRTATGGARALAAIGLAALLLAGCGAADRSRDSADSGGAAPAEKAPARAAPDGAAASGQAGAGAPDLRVDQRAIIYTGTMRVQVDDVEGAARRAVEAVTAAGGFVGGDQRRSAAASAQAELELRVPAAKFATLVDELAGFGRQQRREIRTQDVTEETVDLDARITTQRARVDSARRLLARADTVAELVTLENEVTRREADLASLEAKKRRLADLTALSTITVTFVGRDASTADEEEADRTGFMVGLRGGWTVFLASMGVLLTVLGALLPWLLLIGVPVTALVVVLRRRRRRRQPPPPVGPVGGGRPPAPTGPPPVPATRSAP
- a CDS encoding amidohydrolase; amino-acid sequence: MTSALTLPEGSLLASSWPEAPSGSQPLPHDLDHLLALRVPGLIATRRHLHSHPELSGEEFETAALIARELTLAGLHPRLLPKGNGVICDIDGRPDGPVVALRADIDALPLTDVKDVSYRSTVDGVCHACGHDVHTTVLLGVGMLLAQLADAGQLDGRVRLIFQPAEEILPCGSLEVIEAGGLADVVQIFALHCDPNQPVGKVGLRVGPITAAADNVTVRLTGPGGHTARPHLTVDLVDALGRLVTEVPALVVRRVPANSGLLLVFGHASAGTRYNVIPSEASAAGTLRVMDRDTWERAPKIVAQVVRDVIAPTGATVDLEYLRGRPPVSNDARAIDVLTAATAAALGPEGIAETPQSMGGEDFSWYLEHVPGALARLGVGRADGPSVDLHRASFDVDERAVPVGVRLMVQTALRALAAVR